Proteins encoded in a region of the Lathamus discolor isolate bLatDis1 chromosome Z, bLatDis1.hap1, whole genome shotgun sequence genome:
- the HAUS1 gene encoding HAUS augmin-like complex subunit 1, with translation MLLFVICSTVYMKHSTPSKPEIPANQPTPTRLHIRNYKSHQPLRRLAHAGRWRELRYRGGCYKSGEATLQQVAAWLKKVFGNWPIQQYKMNEQAVNTSCKLAEYSEARDRDASLVIEGLKECSNKYKAEAKYLERLLSEELGLPTYKLSGKSIMYLDVLVSSAMTLETKDTSLASFICAINERTSELYTIELENRKMEKKLKNLLEKMTKALELQTQLEKDLKNTQEVIEVRKAKADQRSQDVQFLKLKCEELKKRINAAEMELAATGFDMSLSHKSLVSLAQKLDRLQKDLVPLKKKVESYRDLPANIPFAKVMVEGLQEELNYLDEKFSKELEELTRDIQIPSKFS, from the exons AtgcttttatttgtaatttgCTCTACGGTATACATGAAACATTCAACTCCCTCAAAACCCGAAATCCCCGCAAACCAGCCCACCCCCACCCGCTTACACATCCGGAACTACAAATCCCATCAGCCCTTGCGGCGCTTGGCGCATGCCGGGAGGTGGCGGGAACTTCGGTATCGCGGAGGCTGTTACAAATCTGGGGAGGCAACGCTGCAGCAG GTTGCTGCATGGCTAAAGAAAGTATTTGGGAATTGGCCTATTCAACAGTACAAAATGAATGAGCAGGCAGTTAATACCTCGTGTAAGCTTGCAGAATACAGCGAAGCCAGAGACAGAGATGCTTCTTTGGTGATAGAGGGCTTGAAGGAGTGCTCAAACAAATATAAAGCAGAAG ctaaGTATCTAGAGCGCCTTCTCTCAGAAGAGCTGGGTCTTCCCACATACAAGCTGTCTGGGAAAAGCATCATGTACCTGGATGTCCTGGTAAGCAGCGCAATGACACTTGAAACGAAGGACACTTCTCTTGCCAG cttcatcTGTGCCATCAATGAAAGGACATCCGAACTCTATACAATAGaattggaaaacagaaaaatggaaaagaaattgaaaaatctCTTGGAAAAAATGACTAAAGCACTGGAGCTGCAAACTCAGTTAGAGAA ggatcTTAAAAATACACAGGAAGTTATCGAAGTAAGAAAAGCCAAAGCTGATCAAAGATCCCAGGACGTGCAGTTCCTGAAACTTAAAtgtgaagagttaaaaaaaaggatCAATGCTGCTGAG ATGGAGCTTGCTGCCACCGGGTTTGACATGTCGCTGTCACACAAGTCACTGGTGAGCCTGGCTCAG AAACTGGATAGACTGCAGAAAGATCTTGtgccactgaagaaaaaagtggAAAGCTACCGAGATTTACctgct AATATTCCATTTGCAAAAGTGATGGTTGAAGGATTACAAGAAGAACTG AATTACTTGGATGAAAAGTTCTCCAAGGAGCTTGAAGAGTTGACCCGTGACATACAAATACCCAGCAAATTCTCGTGA